The Xanthomonas sontii genomic sequence CAATTCAGAGGCTCGCGTGAAAAGAACGCATATGTTTCGGCTGATCGCTACGTTGAGTGCCGTCGCGCTGTTGAGCGCCTGTGCAACCAGGCCGGCACCCGACTTCCGCGGCAAGTGGAAGCCGGTCAACCGTTTCTCCGAGTCGACCATGGAGATCCCGCTGTACTCGTCGTACGTGTATCAGGCGATCCCGATGGACGGCACGCTCAAGACGATGCTCGAGCGCTGGGCCAAGGATTCGAACATGCAACTGTCCTACGGCATCCAGTCCGATTACACGCTGTATGCCCCGGTCGCCAAGATCAACACCACCAGCATCCAGCAGGCGGTCGCCGAGCTGAGCGTGGTCTATGCGCAGGAAGGGCTGAGCGTGACCGCGGCGGGCAATCGCATCCTGGTGCAGCCGTCGTCGTCGCTGAGCGGCGCGCCGGCAGCCAGCGGCAGCGCGAAGTGACGTCACCGTCGGCCTGCACGCTGCGCGCCGACAGCCACATTACGAAACCTGGTGAAGTCTGATGTTCGGTAAAAAGCCGGTCGAAAGCGAAAACGTCAACAAAGCGGTAGCGAAGGCGGTCAACTACGAAATCAGCATTGCTGATCTGGCTCGCCGCAGCGAGCGCCGTGCGTGGTGGGTCGCGTTCGGGGCGATCATTTTGTGTTTGCTTCTCGGTGGTGGTTACTACTACATGCTGCCGTTGAAGCAGAAAGTGCCGTATCTGGTGATGGCGGATGCGTACACCGGCAATTCGACGGTGTCGGTGCTGCGCGACATCAGCGATATGCACAGCATCACGACAAGCGAAGCGTTGGCCAGAAGCAATGTGGCAAGGTTCATCACCGCCAGAGAGTCCTATGATTTCGAGATGATGGGACTCAACGACTGGGATACGGTGTTCTCGATGGCGCCAAAGTCCACGGCGGTGGGCGCCGATTACTACAATTTGAATGTAGGTAATCCGAGTTCGCCATACAACACGTACGGTAAGGCTCGAGCCATTCGGGTGAAGATCTTGAGCATCAACCTGCTGGGTGGAGGCGGCAAACCCTACACTGGTGCCAATGTTCGCTTCCAGCGCAGTGTTTACGACAAGAAGAACGGCCAGTCCACGTTTCTGGACAACAAGTTCGCCATTCTTGGCTTCCGCTACAACAACAATCTTGCGATGGAAGAAAATCTGCGCGTCCAGAATCCGCTCGGCTTCCAGGTAACCGATTACCGGGTCGACAACGATTATTCGGCCATGCCGGTTCCTCCGTCGGCTGCCGTGCAGGCGCCTGCAACTGGTGCGGCTCAGCAGCCGATGACGGTGCAGCAGCAGGTACCAGGGCAGCAGCAGGTACCAGGGCAGCCGATGGCGCCGGACGCGAACGGCTCCATGCCGTTCCCGCAGCAGGCGCCGATGCCCAACCCGGCGAGCCCGCCTGTCTATCAAGGGGGGCAGCCGGCTACGGCGCCCCCTGCACCCAACGTTGCACCTCAGCACAACGGTAATGGAGCGAACGTTCGATGAGTTTCCTGACGAAAACCGGTTCGGCGCATCTTGCGTTGCTGGCTCTGGGCCTGTTCGCGCCGATCGCGTCGGCCCAGGTGGTCCAGCAGTACGAGTACGAGCCTGACAAGATCTATCAGGTGCGTACCGGCCTGGGCATCACCACCCAGATCGAACTGAGCCCGAACGAGAAGATCCTCGATTACAGCACCGGTTTCACCAGTGGCTGGGAACTCAGCCGTCGCGAGAACGTCTTCTACCTGAAGCCGAAGAACGTCGACGTCGACACCAACATGATGATCCGCACCGCCACCCACTCCTACATCCTCGAATTGAAGGTGGTAGCGACGGATTGGCAGCGGCTGGAGCAGGCCAAGCAGGCCGGCGTGCAATACAAGGTGACCTTCACCTATCCGAAGGACACCAGCTTTGCCGCAGCCAGCGACGAGGTGAAGGACGAGTCGCAGCTCGACACGCGCTTGACCAAGGATCGTCATTACTACTTCGACTACGACTATTCCACGCGTTCCAAGCAAATGTGGATCGTGCCGAGCAGCGTCTACGATGATGGCAAGTTCACCTACATCAAAATGGATCTGACGCGTTTCCCCACTGGCAACTTCCCGGCCGTGTTCGGTCGCGAGAAGGAGAGCGATGAGGATTTCCTGGTCAATACGACAGTCGAGGGCAACACCCTGATTGTCCATGGGACCTATCCCTTCCTGGTCATCCGCCACGGCAAGAATGTTGTCGGCTTGCGTAGGAACAAGCAAAAGTGAACTCGAATCTACCCCCGTCTGACGAAAACTACGGCAACGACCACGGTCAGCCGCGTTCCCCGCATGCGGACGATGCGCCGCGCGAGAATCCCTATTTCGCTCGCCAGCAGCAGACCGCTGACCCGGATCTGGACGCCAATGAGCCGGTGCTCCGCTCCAGCGATCTGAAGAAGCTCAATCGCAAGGCGCTGGTGTTCCTGGGCGGCATCGCCGTGCTGTTGATCCTGGCGATCTTCTGGCTGGTGAGCGGCAGCAGCACGCCTGCGCCGGCGCCGAAGCCGCGCCAGGAAGCGGTAGTGGCGCCTGCGCTGCCGCAGACGGCACCGCCGCCGCCGGTGCAGCCGGCTGAGCCGGTACAGCTGGCTGAGCAGCCGAGCCTTCCGCCGCTGCCGCCGATGCCCACTGACAATGACCCCATGGTGCAGTCGTCGTCTCGGCAGGACCGCGGGCCGTCCCTCCTGGAGCGGCGCATGGCCGGCATGCAGCAGGAAGCAGGCATGGGCGGGCAGGGTATCGGCATGCCGCAGGGTCAGGAGCAGGGAGGCTTGCAGCAGCAGGACCAGGTGACGTCCGCCAAACCGATCGCCAACCCGGACGGTCTGCTGGTGCGCGGCACCTATATCCGTTGCGTGCTGGAGACCCGGATCATCACCGATTTCCCGGGTTTCACCTCCTGCATCATCACCGAGCCGGTGTACTCCATCAACGGCCGTCGCCTGTTGCTGCCGAAGGGATCGAAGATCCTCGGCCAGTACGGTTCCGCTGAACCGAACGGCCCGCGCATGCAGGTTGTGTGGGATCGCATCACCACCCCCACCGGCATCGATGTGACCCTGGTCGGACCCGGCGT encodes the following:
- a CDS encoding virB8 family protein, with protein sequence MFGKKPVESENVNKAVAKAVNYEISIADLARRSERRAWWVAFGAIILCLLLGGGYYYMLPLKQKVPYLVMADAYTGNSTVSVLRDISDMHSITTSEALARSNVARFITARESYDFEMMGLNDWDTVFSMAPKSTAVGADYYNLNVGNPSSPYNTYGKARAIRVKILSINLLGGGGKPYTGANVRFQRSVYDKKNGQSTFLDNKFAILGFRYNNNLAMEENLRVQNPLGFQVTDYRVDNDYSAMPVPPSAAVQAPATGAAQQPMTVQQQVPGQQQVPGQPMAPDANGSMPFPQQAPMPNPASPPVYQGGQPATAPPAPNVAPQHNGNGANVR
- a CDS encoding TrbG/VirB9 family P-type conjugative transfer protein, with protein sequence MSFLTKTGSAHLALLALGLFAPIASAQVVQQYEYEPDKIYQVRTGLGITTQIELSPNEKILDYSTGFTSGWELSRRENVFYLKPKNVDVDTNMMIRTATHSYILELKVVATDWQRLEQAKQAGVQYKVTFTYPKDTSFAAASDEVKDESQLDTRLTKDRHYYFDYDYSTRSKQMWIVPSSVYDDGKFTYIKMDLTRFPTGNFPAVFGREKESDEDFLVNTTVEGNTLIVHGTYPFLVIRHGKNVVGLRRNKQK
- a CDS encoding TrbI/VirB10 family protein, whose protein sequence is MNSNLPPSDENYGNDHGQPRSPHADDAPRENPYFARQQQTADPDLDANEPVLRSSDLKKLNRKALVFLGGIAVLLILAIFWLVSGSSTPAPAPKPRQEAVVAPALPQTAPPPPVQPAEPVQLAEQPSLPPLPPMPTDNDPMVQSSSRQDRGPSLLERRMAGMQQEAGMGGQGIGMPQGQEQGGLQQQDQVTSAKPIANPDGLLVRGTYIRCVLETRIITDFPGFTSCIITEPVYSINGRRLLLPKGSKILGQYGSAEPNGPRMQVVWDRITTPTGIDVTLVGPGVDNLGSAGHPGQYSAHWASRISSALMISLLSDAFKWAAAEHGPKTTTTGINSGVVTQQPYESNTAQSIQRLADQALDRRRPATVTINQGTIVNVYVAKDVDFTAVLPR